One genomic segment of Actinoplanes ianthinogenes includes these proteins:
- a CDS encoding IclR family transcriptional regulator, with protein MAKSVTARALDLLGAFDADHRSLKLSDLARRSGTPLATTHRLVAELQKWGALTREPDGGYVIGRRIWQLGLLAPVQSELRTAASPFLHDLYGATLATVHLAVREELEVLYIDRLSGHISVPVISKIGSRLPLHATGVGKVLLAYAPDDVLAAALQRLTRVTAYTVTQPARLLDQLRRVRAEGYATTGEEMSLGACSVAVPVRNGDDVVAALGIVVPDLRRQLPRMVSALQVAAHGIGRTLASVQWK; from the coding sequence ATGGCGAAGAGTGTGACCGCCCGGGCGCTGGATCTGCTCGGGGCGTTCGACGCGGACCATCGCAGCCTCAAGCTCAGCGATCTCGCCCGGCGATCCGGCACCCCGCTGGCCACCACCCACCGGCTGGTCGCCGAGCTGCAGAAGTGGGGCGCGCTGACCCGCGAACCGGACGGCGGGTACGTGATCGGCCGCCGGATCTGGCAGCTCGGCCTGCTCGCCCCGGTGCAGAGCGAGCTGCGCACGGCGGCCAGCCCGTTCCTGCACGACCTGTACGGCGCCACGCTCGCCACCGTGCACCTGGCGGTCCGGGAGGAGCTGGAGGTGCTGTACATCGACCGGCTGTCCGGGCACATCTCGGTGCCGGTGATCAGCAAGATCGGGTCACGGCTGCCGTTGCACGCCACCGGGGTGGGCAAGGTGCTGCTCGCGTACGCGCCGGACGACGTGCTGGCGGCGGCGTTGCAGCGGCTGACCCGGGTGACGGCGTACACCGTGACGCAGCCGGCCCGCCTGCTCGACCAGTTGCGCCGGGTCCGGGCCGAGGGCTACGCGACCACCGGCGAGGAGATGAGCCTGGGCGCCTGCTCGGTGGCGGTGCCGGTGCGCAACGGGGACGACGTGGTGGCCGCGCTCGGCATCGTGGTCCCGGATCTGCGCCGGCAACTGCCCCGGATGGTGTCGGCGTTGCAGGTGGCGGCGCACGGGATCGGGCGTACGCTGGCTTCCGTCCAGTGGAAATAG
- the pcaH gene encoding protocatechuate 3,4-dioxygenase subunit beta, whose protein sequence is MITQADIDQEIAAAARQPGGPQPRIDYPPYRSSILRHPHQPLQLIDPESVELWAPAFGHRDVADDEADLTIQHAGTPLGERMVVTGRVLDGDGRPVAHQLVEVWQANAAGRYRHQRDQHPAPHDPNFTGVGRCITDADGTYRFQTIKPGPYPWRNHLNAWRPAHIHFSIFGTDFTQRLVTQMYFPGDPLFAYDPIYQSITDPKSRDLLVAQYDHDLTTPEWNTGYRWDIVLTGSHRTPLETEDNA, encoded by the coding sequence GTGATTACCCAGGCTGACATCGACCAGGAGATCGCGGCGGCGGCTCGGCAACCGGGCGGTCCGCAGCCACGGATCGACTATCCGCCGTACCGCAGCAGCATCCTGCGGCACCCCCACCAGCCCCTCCAGCTGATCGACCCGGAATCGGTCGAGCTGTGGGCGCCGGCCTTCGGGCATCGTGACGTCGCCGACGACGAGGCGGACCTGACCATCCAGCACGCCGGGACCCCGCTCGGCGAGCGCATGGTGGTGACCGGCCGGGTGCTCGACGGCGACGGCCGGCCGGTGGCGCACCAGCTGGTCGAGGTGTGGCAGGCCAACGCCGCGGGCCGGTACAGGCACCAGCGGGACCAGCACCCGGCGCCGCACGACCCGAACTTCACCGGGGTGGGGCGGTGCATCACCGACGCGGACGGGACGTACCGGTTCCAGACCATCAAGCCGGGCCCGTACCCGTGGCGCAACCACCTCAACGCGTGGCGGCCCGCGCACATCCACTTCTCGATCTTCGGGACCGATTTCACCCAGCGGCTGGTGACCCAGATGTACTTCCCGGGCGACCCGCTGTTCGCGTACGACCCGATCTACCAGTCGATCACCGACCCGAAGTCGCGGGACCTGCTGGTCGCCCAGTACGACCACGACCTGACCACCCCGGAGTGGAACACCGGATACCGTTGGGACATCGTGCTCACCGGCAGCCACCGCACTCCGCTCGAGACCGAGGACAACGCATGA
- the pcaG gene encoding protocatechuate 3,4-dioxygenase subunit alpha, producing MSAVPGQTVGPFFHLGLEYPQMNELVPPAHPRAVRLHGRVTDGAGDPVPDAVIEIWQADPHGHVVRQPGSLRRDGWTFTGWGRAATDPDGNYQFATVEPGPTEPGRAPFIAVTVFARGLLDRLFTRAYLPDDAAALAADPLLAAVDAERRQTLIARRVDQGLVFDIRLQGAGETVFLTYPRLRDAWA from the coding sequence ATGAGCGCGGTTCCCGGCCAGACGGTCGGTCCCTTCTTCCACCTGGGTCTCGAGTACCCGCAGATGAACGAGCTGGTGCCGCCGGCGCACCCGCGGGCGGTACGGCTGCACGGCCGGGTCACCGACGGAGCCGGCGACCCGGTGCCGGACGCGGTGATCGAGATCTGGCAGGCCGACCCGCACGGGCACGTCGTGCGGCAGCCCGGGTCGCTGCGGCGCGACGGGTGGACCTTCACCGGCTGGGGGCGGGCCGCGACCGACCCGGACGGGAACTACCAGTTCGCCACGGTGGAGCCGGGACCGACCGAGCCGGGCCGGGCCCCGTTCATCGCGGTGACCGTCTTCGCCCGCGGGCTGCTGGACCGGCTGTTCACCCGGGCCTACCTGCCGGACGACGCGGCCGCCCTCGCGGCGGACCCGCTGCTGGCGGCGGTCGACGCCGAGCGGCGTCAGACGCTGATCGCCCGCCGGGTGGATCAGGGGCTGGTCTTCGACATCCGGTTGCAGGGCGCGGGCGAGACGGTGTTCCTGACCTATCCGCGACTGCGGGACGCCTGGGCGTGA
- a CDS encoding lyase family protein: MSDLLWPGDHRAGDLFTDAAVVAAMVRVESAWLATLVDLGIASIELPDLTPLAGPEDLAHLAEAAESGGNPLIPLLNRLKCRLRGRNTAAAGWLHKGLTSQDVVDTAIVLCLRDAIARIRGDLLVQVGALSRLADEHRETRMAGRTLTQHAIPITFGLKAAGWLTGVLDAREQLAAAGRLPIQIGGAAGSLAAPTALTGDPGRARDLVAATAERLGLPAREPWHTSRAPLTRVADAFVTCTDAWGKIANDVLVGARPEVHELIEGAAEGKGGSSAMPNKQNPVHAVLIKRAALAGPPLAALVHAGAAAAVDERPDGGWHVEWATLRTLARRTVVAGSQTAELLTALRVDSGKMLATLHAARPEIDAEQQSVTPGVSPDQPYLGATDEIIDAVLARAHTLKGSAC; the protein is encoded by the coding sequence GTGAGCGACCTGCTCTGGCCCGGCGACCACCGAGCCGGTGACCTGTTCACCGACGCGGCCGTGGTGGCGGCCATGGTCCGCGTCGAGTCGGCGTGGCTCGCCACCCTGGTCGACCTGGGCATCGCCTCGATCGAGCTGCCGGACCTGACCCCGCTGGCCGGGCCGGAGGACCTCGCGCACCTGGCGGAGGCCGCGGAGTCCGGCGGCAACCCGCTGATCCCGCTGCTGAACCGGCTCAAGTGCCGGCTCCGTGGCCGCAACACCGCCGCGGCCGGCTGGCTGCACAAGGGTTTGACCAGCCAGGACGTCGTCGACACGGCGATCGTGCTGTGCCTGCGGGACGCGATTGCCCGGATCCGCGGCGATCTGCTCGTCCAGGTCGGCGCGCTGTCCCGGCTCGCCGACGAGCACCGGGAGACCCGGATGGCCGGTCGTACGCTGACCCAGCACGCCATCCCGATCACGTTCGGGCTGAAGGCGGCCGGCTGGCTGACCGGGGTGCTGGACGCCCGGGAGCAGCTCGCCGCCGCCGGGCGGCTGCCGATCCAGATCGGCGGGGCAGCCGGCAGCCTGGCCGCGCCGACCGCGCTCACCGGCGATCCGGGCCGGGCCCGGGACCTGGTCGCGGCCACCGCCGAGCGGCTCGGCCTGCCCGCCCGGGAGCCGTGGCACACCAGCCGCGCCCCGCTGACCCGGGTCGCCGACGCGTTCGTGACCTGCACCGACGCCTGGGGCAAGATCGCCAACGACGTGCTGGTCGGCGCCCGTCCGGAGGTGCACGAGCTGATCGAGGGGGCGGCCGAGGGCAAGGGCGGCTCGTCGGCCATGCCGAACAAGCAGAACCCGGTGCACGCCGTCCTGATCAAACGGGCCGCCCTCGCCGGCCCGCCGCTGGCGGCCCTGGTGCACGCCGGCGCGGCGGCCGCGGTCGACGAGCGTCCGGACGGCGGCTGGCACGTCGAGTGGGCCACCCTGCGCACCCTGGCCCGGCGGACGGTGGTGGCCGGGTCGCAGACCGCGGAGCTGCTCACCGCTCTGCGGGTGGACAGCGGAAAGATGCTGGCCACGCTGCACGCGGCCCGCCCGGAGATCGACGCCGAACAGCAGTCCGTCACGCCGGGCGTGTCGCCGGACCAGCCCTACCTCGGCGCCACCGACGAGATCATCGACGCGGTCCTGGCCCGGGCACACACCCTGAAAGGATCCGCGTGCTGA